A genomic window from Bradyrhizobium lupini includes:
- a CDS encoding CmpA/NrtA family ABC transporter substrate-binding protein translates to MTAPLRIGFIPLVDAAALIVAVDKGFAAAEGLEVELVREVSWSNVRDKLNIGLFDAAHLLAPVAIASSLGLGHVKVPIAAPFNLGINGNAITVSPALHTALMEEIDGDRFDPLATAKALARVVTKRRKAGADPLTFGMTFPFSTHNYQLRFWMAAAGVDPDDDVRLVVLPPPYMVDSLANGHVDAFCVGAPWNSIAVDLGIGYILHFVSDILAHAAEKVLALRQVWADKNPDVVARLVRAAVKAAEFIEHPENRTEAAQILAQPERIGVDAEVIQRTLTGRLKISPDGTFRESGSYLLVGREEAGRPDPVQAAWLYAQMVRWGQTTLTPDGVKTAMAVFRPDLYDGALGRRPPAQAPAAFGAFAGPAFDPANIRGHLEAFEVGRWKV, encoded by the coding sequence ATGACCGCTCCCCTCCGCATCGGGTTCATTCCGCTGGTCGATGCCGCAGCGCTGATCGTTGCCGTCGACAAGGGATTTGCCGCGGCTGAAGGGCTCGAGGTCGAACTGGTCCGCGAGGTCTCCTGGTCCAACGTCCGCGACAAGCTCAATATCGGCTTGTTCGACGCCGCGCATCTGCTCGCTCCCGTCGCGATTGCGTCCTCGCTCGGGCTCGGCCACGTCAAGGTGCCGATCGCGGCGCCCTTCAATCTCGGCATCAACGGCAACGCGATCACGGTCTCGCCGGCGCTTCATACCGCGCTGATGGAGGAGATCGACGGCGACCGCTTCGATCCGCTCGCCACGGCAAAAGCGTTGGCGCGCGTGGTCACCAAGCGGCGCAAGGCTGGGGCCGATCCGTTGACCTTCGGCATGACCTTCCCGTTCTCGACCCACAATTATCAATTGCGGTTCTGGATGGCGGCGGCCGGCGTCGATCCCGACGACGACGTGCGGCTGGTCGTGCTGCCGCCGCCCTATATGGTCGACAGTCTTGCCAATGGGCATGTCGATGCGTTCTGCGTCGGTGCGCCCTGGAATTCGATCGCGGTCGATCTCGGGATCGGCTACATCCTGCATTTCGTCTCCGACATCCTGGCCCATGCGGCGGAGAAGGTGCTGGCGCTCCGCCAGGTCTGGGCCGACAAGAATCCCGACGTGGTAGCCAGACTGGTGCGCGCGGCGGTGAAAGCCGCCGAGTTCATCGAGCATCCCGAAAACCGGACCGAAGCGGCGCAGATCCTGGCGCAGCCGGAGCGGATCGGCGTCGATGCCGAAGTCATCCAGCGCACCCTCACGGGGCGCCTCAAGATTTCGCCGGACGGCACCTTTCGCGAGAGCGGCAGCTACCTCCTGGTGGGACGCGAGGAAGCAGGGCGCCCCGATCCGGTCCAGGCCGCCTGGCTCTATGCGCAGATGGTGCGCTGGGGGCAGACGACGCTGACGCCCGACGGCGTCAAGACGGCGATGGCCGTGTTCAGGCCCGATCTCTACGACGGCGCCCTCGGGCGCCGGCCACCCGCCCAAGCCCCCGCGGCATTCGGCGCATTCGCCGGCCCCGCCTTCGATCCCGCCAATATTCGGGGGCATCTCGAGGCCTTCGAGGTGGGCCGCTGGAAGGTGTGA